A single window of Flavobacterium sp. 140616W15 DNA harbors:
- a CDS encoding gliding motility-associated C-terminal domain-containing protein — translation MTKIYISAIILAVCTAGKLNAQTVNTGELVMMPGTQFSTVGDFNNITTGDVVNDGIFSVYANYNNDGMVTFSPSLNTGLIHFKGTTGAQIISGTLPSELNDVRFENKSAQPAFLLSGDLNVYGVSKFYYGIVDNETDGGNFVFEANASHETTNNDSHVLGHVEQKGKNEFEFPIGDGGYYRSMAIGQSDQENKNYTSEYFKKNSNGAYPHNKKQEAIAFINSGEYWKFDSTDDAIDFALTLSWHEDTTPAEIINSTQANTSIGIVRWDEKDKEWKSYNVATDVNNKTVTAKITQDGIFTLARINKILKPKEENVIVYNGFSPNEDGINDFFFIEGLSIYPNNTLEIYNRWGVKVFETSGYGIDGNWFKGISEGRATISKGEKLSTGTYFYILRYKISEDITREKVGYLYF, via the coding sequence ATGACCAAAATTTATATAAGTGCAATTATACTGGCAGTATGTACAGCTGGAAAACTTAATGCACAAACAGTAAATACAGGAGAGTTAGTAATGATGCCTGGAACACAGTTTTCGACAGTAGGAGATTTTAATAATATTACTACTGGTGACGTTGTTAACGACGGCATATTTTCTGTATATGCTAATTATAATAATGACGGAATGGTGACATTTAGCCCCTCACTAAATACAGGGTTAATCCATTTTAAAGGAACAACTGGAGCACAAATTATTTCAGGAACATTACCGAGTGAATTAAACGATGTACGATTTGAAAACAAGTCGGCACAACCAGCTTTTTTATTGTCTGGAGATTTAAATGTTTACGGTGTTTCTAAATTTTATTATGGAATAGTAGACAATGAAACTGATGGAGGAAACTTTGTATTTGAAGCCAATGCTTCTCATGAAACTACAAATAATGATAGTCATGTATTAGGACATGTAGAACAAAAAGGAAAGAATGAATTTGAGTTTCCCATAGGAGACGGAGGATACTATAGATCAATGGCTATTGGACAAAGTGACCAAGAGAATAAGAATTATACAAGTGAATATTTTAAGAAGAATTCGAATGGAGCGTATCCACATAATAAAAAGCAAGAAGCAATTGCATTTATTAATTCTGGAGAGTATTGGAAATTTGATTCAACTGACGACGCTATTGATTTTGCATTAACGCTTTCATGGCATGAAGATACGACACCAGCGGAGATCATTAATAGCACACAGGCAAATACTTCTATTGGAATTGTAAGATGGGATGAAAAAGATAAAGAATGGAAATCTTATAATGTAGCAACTGATGTTAATAATAAAACAGTAACAGCCAAAATTACTCAGGATGGGATTTTTACACTTGCTAGAATAAATAAAATACTTAAACCTAAAGAAGAAAATGTAATTGTTTACAATGGTTTTTCACCTAACGAGGATGGAATTAATGATTTCTTCTTTATAGAAGGATTATCAATTTACCCAAATAACACCTTGGAAATCTATAACAGATGGGGAGTTAAAGTGTTTGAAACTTCAGGATATGGTATAGATGGAAACTGGTTTAAAGGAATTTCAGAAGGAAGAGCAACTATTAGCAAAGGCGAAAAATTATCTACAGGAACCTATTTTTATATACTTAGGTATAAAATAAGCGAGGATATTACTAGAGAAAAAGTTGGTTATCTGTATTTCTAA
- a CDS encoding type IX secretion system membrane protein PorP/SprF, whose protein sequence is MKKIIIVLLLLAGFSPSFAQQDAQYTQYMYNTMTINPGYTGTSGTTSILGIYRAQWVGLEGAPKTGSFSIQAPISIDGQGLGLSIINDQIGPTKETAVSVNYSYPIQLSEDVKLSFGLSAVGNFWEIDHTKLTIHEGNDILLSGIQNKFSPNIGAGAYLHSNKWYAGISVPRFLETEFYDDVKISTATRKKHFYAMGGYVFELSDAVKFKPAAMIKAISGSPLAVDVSANFLLEEKLTLGVAYRWDAAISAMAGFQISQGLNIGYAYDFDTQKIGKYNSGSHEVFLRFDLFPTSKYRMITPRFF, encoded by the coding sequence ATGAAAAAAATAATAATAGTTTTGTTATTGCTAGCTGGTTTTTCTCCATCTTTTGCACAGCAGGATGCACAATATACACAGTATATGTACAATACCATGACAATAAATCCAGGATACACAGGAACAAGTGGTACTACAAGTATATTGGGAATTTATAGGGCGCAATGGGTTGGATTAGAAGGAGCGCCTAAAACTGGAAGTTTTTCTATTCAAGCTCCCATAAGTATAGATGGGCAGGGGTTAGGATTATCCATTATCAATGATCAAATAGGACCAACAAAAGAAACTGCAGTCTCGGTTAATTATTCTTATCCAATTCAATTGTCAGAGGATGTAAAGCTATCTTTTGGATTGAGTGCTGTGGGTAATTTTTGGGAAATCGATCACACTAAATTAACTATTCATGAAGGAAATGACATCCTACTCTCAGGTATACAAAACAAGTTTTCTCCAAACATAGGAGCAGGAGCATATTTACATTCAAATAAATGGTATGCGGGAATATCTGTACCAAGATTTTTGGAAACAGAATTCTATGACGATGTTAAAATCTCAACTGCTACTAGAAAAAAACATTTTTATGCAATGGGAGGCTACGTGTTTGAATTATCAGATGCAGTAAAATTTAAGCCTGCAGCGATGATAAAAGCAATAAGCGGATCACCACTTGCGGTTGATGTGTCAGCAAACTTTCTTTTGGAGGAAAAGCTTACGTTGGGAGTGGCCTACAGATGGGATGCAGCTATAAGCGCTATGGCTGGTTTTCAAATCTCACAAGGTTTAAATATTGGTTATGCATATGATTTTGATACTCAGAAAATAGGGAAATACAATTCAGGATCTCATGAAGTTTTCTTGCGATTTGATTTGTTTCCAACATCAAAATATAGAATGATAACACCAAGATTCTTTTAA
- a CDS encoding OmpA family protein — MKMIYKKIAIVFAFLFFSITHTAYTQVRNKKLQKANEAYDQFAFAEASKLYKRIANKGNASATVYAKLADSYYYNSNYSEALIWYAKLMETKGNIAPEYYFRYAQTLKTAEQYAEAATILKKYYLKTGKKDISDNWLPENFLSKIKEQSGRYVLKDITINSPSSEFGVTFWDKDKLLYATAKNSSSVLTQKNNWDNHSYFKIYMATITPDGGLANPKLLKGDVNTKYHHSTPVITKDGKTMYFTGSNYIGGELGRSRRLGINYLKIYKAHYVDNQWKDIEELPYPVNSDGFSSGHPALSPDDKELYFVSDRNNEMGNSDLYVGSITEADGVSDIRPLGNEINTLGRETYPFVDASGILYFSSDGHPGSGGLDVFAAVKNEAGIYEVVNLGDGVNSPYDDFTYGINSETKKGYFSSNRQGNDNLYGFTENRPVDFSFNIKPTISGTIKDSITKAPIANVTIEVYDADFNKTATYYTDNEGEYSILLEPFQNHTLVYKKVGLIEETVSIPMLQQLEKRVISPDLYNEMEVIVANKRVILKEGDDLTKKLELNPIYFDYEGSKIRESSKAELDKIVALLLARPNISLQVNSHTDSRGRDEFNLRLSKQRAAATVEYIVKAGIAKERVTGEGFGETMLINHCTNGVKCSEKEHELNRRSEFIIILNK, encoded by the coding sequence ATGAAAATGATCTATAAAAAAATAGCCATTGTTTTTGCCTTCCTTTTCTTTTCTATAACACATACAGCTTACACACAGGTACGGAATAAAAAATTACAAAAAGCAAATGAAGCTTATGATCAATTTGCATTTGCAGAAGCAAGTAAATTGTACAAAAGAATAGCAAATAAAGGGAATGCTTCAGCAACTGTATATGCTAAACTAGCCGATTCTTATTATTATAATTCCAATTACTCAGAAGCACTAATATGGTATGCTAAGCTAATGGAAACTAAAGGGAATATAGCACCAGAATATTATTTTAGATATGCACAAACATTAAAAACTGCAGAGCAATATGCTGAAGCGGCTACTATTCTAAAAAAGTATTATTTAAAAACAGGAAAAAAAGACATAAGCGATAATTGGCTTCCAGAAAATTTTTTGTCCAAAATAAAAGAACAATCTGGGCGCTATGTGCTGAAAGACATTACGATCAATTCGCCTTCATCAGAATTTGGAGTCACTTTTTGGGATAAAGATAAACTACTGTACGCAACAGCTAAAAACTCTAGTTCAGTATTGACACAAAAAAACAACTGGGACAATCATTCGTACTTTAAAATTTACATGGCAACTATTACTCCCGACGGAGGATTAGCAAATCCTAAACTTTTAAAAGGAGATGTAAATACAAAGTATCATCACAGTACACCAGTAATAACAAAAGATGGTAAAACGATGTACTTTACAGGGAGTAATTATATTGGAGGAGAGTTAGGAAGAAGTAGAAGGCTAGGAATCAATTATTTAAAAATATATAAAGCACATTATGTTGATAATCAATGGAAAGATATAGAAGAATTACCTTATCCTGTAAATAGTGATGGATTCTCGTCAGGACATCCTGCTTTAAGTCCAGATGATAAAGAATTATATTTTGTATCAGATAGGAATAACGAAATGGGCAATTCAGATTTATATGTAGGAAGCATAACTGAAGCGGATGGTGTAAGCGATATAAGACCATTAGGAAACGAAATCAATACATTAGGAAGGGAAACATATCCTTTTGTTGATGCTTCAGGGATATTATACTTTTCATCAGATGGACATCCAGGATCAGGAGGACTAGATGTTTTTGCAGCAGTAAAAAATGAAGCAGGTATTTATGAGGTTGTTAATTTGGGAGATGGTGTAAACTCTCCATACGATGATTTTACTTATGGTATAAATTCAGAAACTAAAAAAGGATATTTTTCGTCAAATCGACAAGGAAATGACAACTTATACGGTTTTACAGAAAATCGACCAGTAGATTTTTCATTTAATATAAAACCAACTATTTCAGGTACAATAAAAGATAGTATTACAAAAGCACCTATTGCGAATGTTACTATTGAAGTTTATGATGCTGATTTTAATAAAACAGCAACCTATTATACTGATAATGAAGGTGAATATTCTATTTTACTTGAGCCATTTCAAAATCATACATTAGTATATAAGAAAGTAGGACTAATAGAAGAAACAGTGTCAATCCCTATGTTACAACAGTTAGAAAAAAGAGTGATATCTCCTGATTTGTATAATGAGATGGAAGTTATTGTTGCAAATAAGAGAGTAATACTGAAAGAAGGAGATGATTTAACCAAAAAGTTAGAACTAAATCCTATTTATTTTGATTATGAAGGTTCCAAAATAAGAGAATCATCTAAAGCAGAGCTGGATAAAATTGTAGCACTATTATTAGCCAGGCCAAATATTTCATTGCAAGTAAATTCACACACAGACAGTAGAGGAAGAGATGAATTCAATTTACGTTTATCAAAACAAAGAGCGGCGGCTACAGTTGAATATATTGTAAAAGCAGGTATTGCAAAAGAAAGAGTTACTGGCGAAGGTTTTGGAGAAACAATGCTGATTAACCATTGTACAAATGGAGTAAAGTGTTCAGAAAAAGAGCATGAATTAAACAGACGCTCCGAATTTATTATAATATTGAATAAATAG
- a CDS encoding DUF983 domain-containing protein gives MNRNCSHCSQDFKIEPNFYSAASWIKYPIILLIVVHLVLSVIALNTMYGLSLKILIPIFMAVCLAIQVPIIRISKAVLINLTLNFIGDSKKA, from the coding sequence ATGAATAGAAATTGCTCACACTGTAGTCAGGATTTTAAAATAGAACCCAACTTTTACTCCGCCGCTTCATGGATTAAATACCCAATAATACTACTAATTGTTGTTCACTTAGTACTTTCAGTCATTGCGTTAAATACGATGTATGGATTATCGTTAAAAATTCTGATACCAATATTTATGGCTGTTTGTCTTGCAATACAAGTTCCGATAATACGAATTTCTAAAGCTGTTTTGATAAATTTAACTCTGAATTTTATAGGAGATAGTAAAAAGGCTTAA
- a CDS encoding NUDIX domain-containing protein: MEFKKILEKDSEVSWGKYVPSLSIDCAVFSFKDSSLQVLTIKMKDQDAFGLPGGYVQKDENIDDAAIRILKNRTGTENIYLQQFHTFGNLNRSEGVFKDYDDNLWNKQRFISIGYYALAEHSKVNLNIDDISTACEWKSIDDLPPFMMDHREILDKALVTLREQLSNHPIGYNLLPEKFTMPELQKLYEIILGKKLNRGNFYRKILRYDILTKLDESRKGGAHKAPDLYSFNIEEYNNALEEGFKGSW; encoded by the coding sequence ATGGAGTTTAAAAAAATACTAGAAAAAGATTCTGAAGTGTCATGGGGAAAATATGTTCCTTCACTCTCTATTGATTGTGCTGTTTTCAGTTTTAAAGATTCTTCTCTTCAGGTACTAACCATTAAAATGAAAGATCAGGATGCTTTTGGTCTTCCTGGTGGTTATGTGCAAAAAGATGAAAATATTGACGATGCCGCCATTCGGATTTTAAAAAACAGAACCGGTACCGAAAATATCTATCTCCAACAATTTCACACCTTTGGTAATTTAAACCGTTCCGAAGGTGTTTTTAAAGATTATGATGATAATTTATGGAATAAACAACGATTTATTTCTATAGGCTATTACGCTCTTGCTGAACACTCTAAGGTGAATTTAAATATAGATGATATCTCTACTGCCTGCGAATGGAAATCTATCGATGATTTGCCTCCATTTATGATGGATCACAGAGAAATTTTAGATAAAGCTCTTGTTACTCTACGTGAGCAATTAAGCAATCATCCGATTGGTTATAATCTTCTTCCTGAAAAATTCACCATGCCCGAGCTTCAAAAATTATATGAGATCATCTTGGGTAAAAAGCTTAATCGCGGTAACTTTTATAGAAAAATATTACGTTACGATATTTTAACCAAATTAGATGAATCCCGCAAAGGCGGTGCGCATAAAGCCCCTGATTTATATAGTTTTAATATAGAAGAATACAATAACGCACTGGAAGAAGGCTTTAAAGGGAGTTGGTAA